A region from the Papaver somniferum cultivar HN1 unplaced genomic scaffold, ASM357369v1 unplaced-scaffold_22, whole genome shotgun sequence genome encodes:
- the LOC113340588 gene encoding uncharacterized protein LOC113340588, whose amino-acid sequence MAHLVETRMSREQLEKSSARIRELEKQLAEEKKYSSKQESKADEIRMDRLTVETLNNEELNFHLHKENEGLRVELQRVGNLLTTSRNLHSSSLAMVKRLEEDKVRIIKRKDKSAVDLRKSHDEVNDLKIDNDRLKNEVTSLLSRLEEYQESEERFKNQVLHLSRQRDELAKEVSDLKEDIKYLNEDCATMEKDASKVAKITRKNAQVAKVHFFNEFCDSRGIPRVSLDLEVFSDDEPADDKRAPSDDEKTLTDEDGDDEDTGDEEEAEVSRGKAPVVTKVAEVPSSLVIPPNQPRESGDVGTETVSAIGGNPEQEVKESGDGGAEMENGGG is encoded by the exons ATGGCCCATCTCGTTGAGACCAGGATGTCTCGTGAGCAGCTGGAGAAATCTAGTGCTCGTATTCGAGAGCTTGAAAAGCAACTTGCTGAGGAGAAGAAGTATTCATCCAAACAGGAGAGTAAAGCTGATGAAATTCGCA TGGATCGCTTAACCGTTGAAACTTTGAACAATGAAGAGCTGAACTTTCATCTCCATAAAGAAAATGAAGGCTTGAGGGTTGAACTACAACGGGTTGGGAACCTTCTCACTACCTCGAGGAACCTCCATTCTTCATCTTTAGCTATGGTCAAACGGTTAGAAGAAGATAAAGTTCGCATAATCAAGAGAAAAGACAAGTCTGCAGTCGATCTTCGTAAATCTCATGACGAAGTTAATGATTTGAAAATAGATAATGATCGTCTGAAGAACGAAGTAACTTCTCTTCTATCTCGTTTAGAGGAGTATCAGG aatctgAGGAACGCTTCAAGAATCAAGTTCTTCATCTATCTCGTCAAAGGGACGAGCTTGCTAAGGAGGTCTCCGATCTCAAAGAGGATATTAAGTATCTAAATGAGGACTGTGCTACCATGGAGAAGGATGCTTCTAAGGTCGCGAAGATTACTCGCAAAAATGCTCAAGTTGCCAAGGTCCATTTCTTCAACGAGTTTTGTGATTCTCGTGGTATTCCACGTGTGTCACTAGATCTCGAAGTATTTTCTGATGATGAACCTGCTGATGACAAGAGGGCTCCTTCTGATGACGAGAAGACTCTGACTGATGaggatggagatgacgaagatactggtgatgaagaagaagctgaagtaTCGAGGGGCAAAGCTCCTGTGGTTACGAAGGTTGCTGAAGTTCCTTCATCCTTAGTGATTCCTCCTAATCAACCTCGTGAATCTGGCGATGTTGGAACTGAAACTGTTAGCGCTATCGGTGGTAACCCTGAACAGGAGGTCAAGGAGTCTGGTGATGGTGGTGCCGAGATGGAAAATGGTGGGGGCTAG